Proteins encoded by one window of Scatophagus argus isolate fScaArg1 chromosome 4, fScaArg1.pri, whole genome shotgun sequence:
- the tspan36 gene encoding tetraspanin 36, giving the protein MDCGIVTSKTILLFLSLVFWAAGAALAYVGAYVIKSYDNFDSFVQDKYTLIPAAIIIGVSVVMFFFGLVGCCATIRESKLGLSFFFLIIMLIFAAEVTALVFTFIYQGKISGDLERSMNDTFAKYDGQDPETKAVDYLQTQLQCCGVRNYSSWSNTTWYTTHNSTVPRSCCKNTTSTQCTGRLDQLDLLNLDGCEPKLNHLLQGVLSYAMLVVLGFAIIKFFGMLSVCVITCKAGSRRSGYQPLYA; this is encoded by the exons GCTGCAGGAGCGGCGTTGGCCTACGTCGGTGCCTATGTGATCAAGAGCTATGATAACTTTGACAGCTTCGTTCAGGACAAGTACACGCTGATCCCTGCAGCGATTATCATCGGCGTCAGCGTGGTGATGTTCTTTTTTGGTCTGGTGGGATGCTGCGCCACAATCCGAGAGTCCAAACTCGGCCTCAGCTTT tTCTTTCTGATCATCATGCTGATCTTTGCAGCTGAAGTGACTGCTCTGGTATTTACCTTCATCTACCAAGGCAAG ATAAGTGGAGATCTGGAGCGCTCGATGAATGACACCTTCGCAAAGTATGATGGACAGGACCCTGAGACCAAAGCTGTCGACTACCTGCAGACTCAG tTGCAGTGCTGTGGTGTCCGAAATTACAGCAGCTGGTCCAACACTACCTGGTATACCACCCACAACAGCACAGTGCCTCGGTCCTGCTGTAAAAACACTACCTCCACACAGTGCACTGGCAGACTGGATCAGCTGGACCTGCTTAACCTAGAT GGTTGTGAGCCCAAGCTGAATCACCTCCTGCAGGGTGTGTTGAGCTACGCCATGCTGGTCGTTCTGGGCTTCGCCATCATCAAG TTCTTTGGGATGCTGAGCGTATGTGTGATCACATGTAAAGCTGGCAGCCGGAGGAGTGGCTACCAGCCTCTCTATGCCTGA